In Desulforegula conservatrix Mb1Pa, the sequence TTCCGGCCCTGCTTACTGCCATTGCCTGCTCTCTACCACCAAGTCTTACCAGTATCCTCCCGCCCGCTGTTGTATCAGAAGTAAGCATTCCCCTTGGGCTGAATCTGGCGTATGATCTTGACCCGAATCTGGTTTCGGTTGAGTCAATGGATGCTCCTTCAAGTTTTTTTTCAAATACTTCCTCGCCGTCATCCATTTCACCGTTATTGTTAAAATCATGGAAGGCCCTGTATCCGTCCTGAAAAAAATCAACCCTGACTATAAATTTCCTGCACATTGCCTGGATTCTTGCACGTTCAAGGTCTGCCTTGATATTGAACGCCGAAGACCTTACTATTGCAGAATTGCGCCATGACACGAAATTTGGCACAGCCACGCATGACATGATTGCGATTATGGAAATCACCACAAGAAGCTCAAACAGAGAGAAACCATCATAATTATCCATAAATAATGCCCCCTTCGTAAGAAATGAGTATTAAAACTTCTTGTTTTTGATTGACTCGCAAAAAGCCAAAAAGGGCGCTCACGTCATGCCTGAGTTGATCCTGAATCCGGTATTTTATACTGCTCGCGAATTTCGGTCTGCTGAGAAATGACAGGAATCGGCCTTTTTGAAGCCTTGTCATTTCAAACAACCCTGCATGTATTTCAGTTACTATCTTGCTTAGGGAAATGCAGTTCTTGAAAAGACTTGGTGAAGAGCTTATATTATTCCGTCAAAATGGTGGATCAGGGATATCCTGTATTTAGAGTTCGAAAAACCTGATTTCATTTTTCCAGTTATTCTTTATCGGGTGGACGGCCTCTCTAAAAAGAGAGAAAAATTTATTCTGTTGAGAACGAGGGCCTTCATGGGAGAGCTTATTTTATTGTGGTTATGCTCAATTCTCAGTAACATTTGAAAGTTCATGGGCTTAACATTTTTTAAACTCTAAAAATATCAGTTTTTTGCCTACTAACAAAACCATAAAGTTTTTGCGGAGCTTTTTACAAAAAGCGACCCGCCGGAGGCACTCGGCTTAACGTCGGATTACGGACAAAGGGCGTCCTAATCCGCCTTACGCCCCCCCCTTGTTTTGATGGCAAATTAACCTACAAGGCACTTTTTAACTGGAAATCAGACTATGTGCCATCTTCTAATCTAACAATTCTTTCAGCCTTAAAATAAACAAAGGCTTTGAAGCAAAAAACTTCAAAGCCCTTATTATTAATGGAGCCGATGAGCGGAATCGAACCGCTGGCTTGCTGATTACGAATCAGCTACTCTACCGGCTGAGTTACATCGGCGATACAAACTGCACAAGACTTTAGGCTACCCCTAAAAATTGCTTTTTTTGCATTAGCTGAGTCAGCATCATATTAGAATCCTCATTTATACGTGCATAAATTTCGGTTCTTAATGAGGCGCTGCTGATTACTTTTAACTTCGAGATCAGAAATTCTATTTTTTCGAGACACCCTTAATAAATTCAGAGGTGCATGTGTCGCTTTTTAGCACACTTTAGCCTTGTTCATCCATCATAATTTTGCAGATATCGTGGTCTTTTTTCAGTCAACGCTTAAGATATGCGAGGCAGCCTGTTCCCATGTATTCTTGAATTTGTATTAATAAAATGGAGTTAAGAATTTCATAATGGACAAAGCTGGTCAATGATTAGCCCGCTAAACAAAGCCCGCCTGTGTTAGAAAACTTACCAATTATAAATATTTTAGGATAATTAGCCGCAGTTGCCAGAGTCTTTGCATTTGGAGCATCCCGTTCCTGTTAAAACAAGGTTTGATGAAATCCTGAACCCAGTAGCATCGTGATCTATAAAAACAGGAGTTGCTGATTTCAAAAACTCCTTGTCAGCAATGTATCTGAATCCAGAAATATCAAAAACAAGATCTGTGTCCTTTGCGTTATCAAGGGCAAGAGCTATATATGGAGGAGCGCAGCCACCACTTACAAGAAAAACCCTGATCGCCATAATTTCCTTACCGCCAAAATATTCCTTAACCTGATCCTGGGCAGCCGTACTTGCTTCTACAATCATTTTCAAAACCTTTCCTTGCGACATTTTAAAATTTATCAGACAAATCTGTTCCCAAAACAGCCTGAATAAGGCCTGCCAACAAATTAATTGTGGACTATTTCCTCAATGATCCATTATTGAAGTTTTTATGATTATTCACTTTATCGACATTTTGGCCACCTTTGTTTTTGCGGTTTCAGGAGCTTTCCGCGCCGTGAAACATGAACTCGATCTTCTGGGGGTCCTTGTTCTCTCCATCGCAACCGGCGTAGGCGGAGGAATAACAAGGGATATCATATTAGGAACTACACCTCCCATGGCTT encodes:
- a CDS encoding GspH/FimT family pseudopilin; this encodes MDNYDGFSLFELLVVISIIAIMSCVAVPNFVSWRNSAIVRSSAFNIKADLERARIQAMCRKFIVRVDFFQDGYRAFHDFNNNGEMDDGEEVFEKKLEGASIDSTETRFGSRSYARFSPRGMLTSDTTAGGRILVRLGGREQAMAVSRAGRIRFI
- a CDS encoding IscA/HesB family protein, with protein sequence MIVEASTAAQDQVKEYFGGKEIMAIRVFLVSGGCAPPYIALALDNAKDTDLVFDISGFRYIADKEFLKSATPVFIDHDATGFRISSNLVLTGTGCSKCKDSGNCG